In the Halococcus hamelinensis 100A6 genome, TTTCGAGCGTGCTCACGAGACCACCCCGGTGTCGGCCGTGGGTTCGATCCTGGGGCCGGCGAGGTCGCTGAAGGCTATCTCGCGGTTCTCGACGGTCACGCGCGTGCCGCCGGCGTCGGCGACCACCCGGACGTCGGCGTCGCGCTCGACCCGTCCCGGCCCGGCTCTGGCGAGCGCGGCGAGGACGCGGTCGCGCTGGGACTCGCCGCCGTCGCGTTCGACCTCGACGCCGGGGAGCGCGAGGCCGACCGCGAGCCCCGCGTCGAGCAGCGCGGTGACGACGCTCGCGGTCGCCGCCGCCATCTCGTCGTCGTAGCCCGCGACCGCCTCGGCGGCGACCGTCAGCCCTGTGACGTCGCTCGCGGTGTCGAACTCCATCACCACGAGCTCGTCGCGTTTGGCGCTCGACGCCCAGTGGATGTCACGCAGGCTGTCGCCCGGGACGTACTCCCGGAGTTCGTCGAACTCGTCGCGCTGGTCGACGGGGTCGGGCGCGCCGAGCGCGCCGCCGGCCCCCGCGACCTCGAAGAGCGGTGGATACACCAGAAGGGGCGTTCGTTTCGGGTAGTCGTACGTCGTCGTCCAGAGCCCGAGGACGTCCGTCACTTTCAGCGTCGCCGGGCCGAGCCGCCGTTCGCCGCGGGAGCCGAGCCGAACGTCGTACTCGACGGTGGCCGGCAGCCCGCGCTTCGCGCTCGAAAACGAGGTTTCGAGCCCGTCGCCGACGGTCTCGGTGACCCGCGCCGACAGCGCGTCGCCCCCCTCGATGGTGAGCTCGACGGGTCGAATCTCGTCCGGAAACCCGGGTGCGGGTCGGCTCCGACGAAGCGTCGGGCGGTCGGCGAGAACCAGCTGTACCGCCCCCGCGACGAGCGCGACCAGCGCCGGCACCACCACCGCGTTGAGCGAGCGCGCGCCGAAGCGGACCGCGAGCCAGACCGCGAGGCCGCACAGCCCCGCCACCGTGACCGCCCGGCGGGTGGGTCTCATTCGACGCGAACCGTCGAGAGCGCCGTCCGGACGATCTCCCGCCCGGTCTCGTCGGTGCTGGAGACCGGTCGGATCCGGTGGGCGAGCGTGACCTCGGCCTCGTGCTGGACGTCGTCGGGCGTGACGTATCCCTGGCCGTCGAGCGCCGCCCGGGCCTGGCTGGCGCGCAACAGCGCCAGCGACCCGCGGGGGCTCACCCCGAGCTGAGCGTGCTCGCGGGTGTAGTTCGCCAGCCGCGTGACGTACTGTCTGATGGGGGCCTCGACGGTGATCTCGGCGACCGTGGCGCGCGCGCCGCGGAGCTGGTCGAGGCTGGCGACGGGGTCGAGGGTCTCGATCGGGTGGGTGCCGGCGACCCGCCCGAGCATCGCGGCCTCGGCGTCGGGCGAGGGGTAGCCGAGCCGGAGGCGTTTCGTGAACCGGTCGACCTCGGCGATCGGGAGTTCGTAGGTCCGGTTCCGTTCGACGGAGTTCTGCGTGGCGATCACGGTGAAGGGCTCCTCGAGGCGGTGAGTGGTGCCGTCGACCGTGACCTGGGTCTCCTCCATCACTTCGAGGAGCGCGCTCTGTGTCTTGGGTGGGGCGCGGTTGATCTCGTCGGCGAGCACGACGTTCGCGAACACCGGACCGGGTCGGAACTCGAACTCCCGGGACTGCTGGTTGAAGACGTTGACCCCGGTGACGTCGGCGGGCAGGAGGTCGGGCGTGAACTGGACCCGGGAGAAGGAGGACTCGAACGAGCGGGCGACCGCGCGTGCGAGCATCGTCTTGCCGACCCCGGGGACGTCCTCCAGCAGGACGTGCCCGCGCGCGAGCATCGTGGTCACGATGTGTTCGATCGCGTCGTGGCTCCCGACGATCACGTCCTCGACGTTCCCGATCACGGTCCGGGCGAGGTCGCCGACCTCCTCGACCGAGAGCTGGCGGGTCGGTTCGGCGCGGGCGGTTCGCGGGTGGCCGGTATCGGTGTCGATGTTCGCGTCCGTCATGGATTGAGAGGGCGGGCCGAGGACGGGCGTTCGCGCCGACCCATTGACACGTTCGTGGGGTTGAGCGCTTGTAACGTTACTGTTTCCGTGTGTCGCTGCCGCATGGAGGGCTATAGAGCGCTCCCGAGTCGGCGTCGAGGGCGACCGCACTGTGGGACCCCCACGACCGGCCGATCGATTCCAGAAGGTCGATATAGCCGGTTTCCCTACCGTCGCGGGATGGCCCTCTCCGACGAGGCGACCGAACGCCTCGCAGACGTGGTTGCCCTCCAACCCACGAAGAACGGCGAACTCGAAGAGCGCTGGGGGATGGACGGCGGCAGCGAGGTCCACCAGTACCTCGAAGCCGAACTCAAGGAGTACTACTACCGCGACGAGAACAGCCTGATCCGCGCGACCGCCGACGCCGCCGAACTCGTCGGGGCCGAACCCGACGACGGCCCGCGAACCGTTCGCGTGCCCGAACTCGAAGTCTCGGTGTTCGACGTCGTCGCCGACCAGGACGACGATCCCGAGAGCGTGGTCTCGGTGCTCCACAAGCTCCGCGAGACCCACGACATCGACCCCGCACCCGACGACGTTCGCTCCGCGCTCCGGGGCCTCGCACGCCGCGGCGTGGTCGAGGTGGTTCAACGGACCGTCCCGGTCTTCCGGCTCGCGGTCGAGCGCGATTCGGTGGTCGTCGAGCCGATCGACGAGGACTAATCGAGGTCGGGTCGGCTGCGCTCGCGCTGGTCGGCGAGCAGCCGTTTGATGGCCTTTCCGGGCCCGCCCTCGATCGGCCAGCCCCGCGAGCGCCACGTCGGGGGCTCGGGTTCGAACGACCCGCACGACCACGCACATTCGGTCGCGCTCTGGTGGTGGCCCTTCGCCGCACACCACGGCAGGAGGGTTCGACCGTCCTCACGAAGCTCGAAGTGTCGGCAGTCGGGTCGCATCGTGTCGGCGTAGGCCCGCCAGCCGCGCTCGTAGGCTCGTTCTGCGATCCCGAGGCGTTTCTCGGTCTTCCACTCCCGGCTCGCGTACTCGAACTCGGCGGCGTTCTCGCCCGTCGCGCGCTCGATGATCCGGGTTCCAGGCTCGTGGGCCGCGAGGGTTCGCGGGTGCCAGGCGACCTCGGCGTTCGTTCCGCCCTCCTCATCGGTATCGACCACCAGTACGCCCGCTTCGACCGGGAAGTCCTCCAGCAGCACGGGTTCGATGACCTCGTCGGTGCGAGCGGTGGCGACCCAGACCTCGTCACAGAGCCCGAGCGCGACGTCGCGTTCGATCTGACCGGCGAGCGCGCGGGCGGCGCTCGCGGTGAGGTCGGGCTTGTTCTCGATCGCGACCACTCGCTCGACCCAGTCGGGGTAGGCCCACTTCTGGCGGAGTTCGATCCGGTTGTTCCGGCGGCGGGTGTCGACGGCTCCACGACCGGCCGCGCGGTGGACCGCCTCCCGAACGTACCGCCAGGGGTAGTCGGGCTCGGGCAGGGCGTCGCGGTACCACGTCCACTCGGTCGGCGCGTTGCGAACCACTCCTAGCAGGTCGCCATCGAGCCGCTTCGTGCCGAACCGCGCCCGCTCGGCGAGCTTCCGGGTGTTCGCCTCCACGACCACCGTGTCCCACCGCCGGTACTTCGTCCCGAGCTGGCGGGCGACGATGGCGGTGGTGTCGGACGGCAGCGTCCCCTCGGGCGGCCAGTTGCGCTCGGCCCAGGCACACACCCCGAGTTCGAAGACGAACTCGCTGTCGACGTTCACGTTCCGTGTCCCCCTTCGACCGGCTAATCGGTTCGGTTTTCGGGGTGGTCCCACCCGACGACTCTACCCCGTTCGCGGATCGATACGGCTCGTGCGGCGGGGGCCCGATTCGGAAACGCGGTGAACCGACCGTCGGTCGTCACCGGTCCCGCTCACGACGACCGTGCCGGAACCCGGTCGGTTTAGTATCGACTGCCCGAGCGTTCGGTCATGCAGGCCGACGAGATCCACCCCCAGGCGAAGGCGGCGGTCGAACGACAGGACCGATTCTCGCTCCCGCACAGCCGCCGTGCGACGCCGGCCCTCCGCTTCGTCTCGCGCGTGACGATGCGGATCCGGAACCGGCACAACCCGCACGTCGGGACGGTGACGGACCTCACGATCCCCGGTCCCGCGGGCGACCTCGACGCCCGCCTCTACCGACCGGACGGGGACGGCCCGCACCCCACGGTCGTCTTCTTCCACGGCGGCGGGTTCGTCTTCGGCGACATCGCCACCCACGACTGGCTCTGCCGGCACTTGGTTCGCGAGAGCGGCTGTGCCGTCCTCTCGGTGGACTACCGGCTCGCGCCCGAACACCCCTTCCCGGCGGCGGTCGAGGACGCCTACGCCGCGACCGAGTGGGCCGCCGCGAACCCCGAGGCGCTCGACGCCACCGGCGAACTCGCGGTGGCGGGCGATTCGGCCGGCGGGAACCTCGCCGCCGTCGTCGCCCTCCTCGCCGCCGACCGCGACGGGCCGGCCATCGACCATCAGGCCCTCCTCTACCCCGGCGTCGGGTTCGACGACGAGCATCCCTCGATGCAGGACCACGCCGGCATCGTGCTCTCCGAGGCGGACATGGAATGGTTCAACGAGTGCTACTTCGTGAACGACATCCACATGCGAAACCCCTACGCCGACCCGATCAACGCCGCCGACCTGTCCGGGGTCGCGCCCGCGACGGTCGTCACCGCGGGCTTCGACCCGCTTCGGGACGGCGGGCGGGCCTACGCCGAGCGCCTCGTCCGTGACGGGGTCTCGACGCGCTACGAGAACTACGCGGACATGGTCCACGGCTTCATGACGATGCGCGAGGTCGACCGCGCTCGCGAGGCTATCGCCGCCGTCGCCGACGACCTCGCGGGCGCGCTCGTCGGGGACCGGGCCGTCGAGTGAGTCGCCGGCTCAGTAGCCCGCGTCGTTGAGGAAGTCGTGGGCTTCGACGAAGATGTCGCGCGGGCCGTCCTGGGTGATGGTGTTCACCGCCTGCTCGTAGTCGCGCCACTGGTGGTCGTGGTGTTCGTTCGAGAGTTCGGCGCTCGCCTCGTTCGACTCCGCGACGAACAGGTGGACGGTCTTGTGGATCGTGTCGCCGCCGGCCTGGAAGACGTAGTCGTACTCGCGCCGAAACCCATCGATCAATCTGAAATCCGCGATCCCGGATTCCTCCGTTACCTCTCGAATCGCCGTCTGCTGGAGTTCCTCGTCCCCCTCGACGCCGCCTTTGGGGAACTCCCAGTCCCCGGGACGGCTCTTCAGGAGGAGGTACTCGCGGCGGCCCCTCGTATCGCGAAAGAGGATAGCCCCCGCACTCGTCGCTTCGACTGCCATTACCCGATTTATTCGGGCCGGCTTTAATTGGGTGTTGTTTCAACTCCCACCTTTTGCTGTCGTTCGGAAGGCGCTCCGCGCCTTCCGTGATCGTCAAAAGAGCCTCCGGCTCTTTTGGACCTCGCGGAGCTTCGCTCCGCTCAGTGACGAAACGGCGAAGCCGTTTCGAACCACGTGCTCCGGAGTTCGGGCCTCGCCCTTCATCCACCAGGAGAGCACAGCTCCCCTGAGCCTCGGCTCACTGCCGTTCGCCGAGACACCAGGGACCGCACCGCAACCGCCACACCGCTCGGCGGCCGCACCGCAACCACCGCGGCCGCGACCGCCGTAGTCGGCGGCGTTTTCACACCCGACCCGCAATTCAGTCCATGATCTGCGTCGTCTCCGATACACACGGCACCGACGGCCATCGGCTCACCGGTCGAACCCTCGATGCCGTCCGCGAGGCGGACCTCACGCTTCACGCCGGGGATTTCACGACCGAAGCGGTGCTCGATGCCTTCGAAGACGAGGCCCGCGACCTCCGGGCCGTCCACGGCAACAACGCGACGCGCGGGGTCCGCGACCGCCTCCCCGCCGAGCGCGTCGTCGAACACGAGGGGGTTCGGATCGCGATGACCCACGGCGACCGCCACGACGAGACCGCGCTCTCCCTGTTCGGTCGCGAGGCCGACGCGGACCTCGTCGTCTTCGGCCACTCCCACGACCCCGAGTTCGTCGAAGCTGGCGAAATCGGACTCCTCAACCCCGGCAGCCACGCCGACCCACGCTGGTACCGACCGGGACACGCCGAACTCGACGTGGACGAGACCGGTATCGAGGGGCGGCTCCGCGAACCAGATGGCGAGGTCTTCGAGACGTTCCGGCTCGAACGGTAGCCCCGAAACGACTATACTCCACCGCCGGATACGCCACCCATGCCCTTCGGCATCAGTCCCGCACTGTTCGCGGTCATCATCGTGCTCCTCCTCGTGATCTTCGCGTTCTTCCTCCTCTTTCGCCGGACCGCGATGGCGTTCCGCGAGGGCGCGGAGCGCGGCCGCCGATAGCGACTACGCGACCGCCCGCCGCGACTACGCGACCGCCCGCCGCACGCCCGCGACGGCCTCCTCGATATCGTCCTCGTCGACGTCCCAGTGGGTACAGAACCGAACCCGGTAGTCCCCGAACGCCGACGCCCGCACCCCTTCCTCGGCGATGGCGTCGACGAACGCCTCGGCGGGCGATTCGGTCCCCGCGACCACGATGTTCGTATCCGGCTCGGCCGCGGTCACGCCCCCGATCCCGTCGAGGCCCGCCGCGAGGGTCTTCGCGTTCGCGTGGTCCGTCTCGAGCCGGTCGACGTTCGAGAGCGCCTCGATCCCCGGCGCGGCGATGATCCCCGCCTGACGCATCCCGCCGCCGAGCAGTTTCCGGTGGCGACGCGCGCGCTCGACGAACGCCGCGCTCCCGGCGAGCATCGACCCGACGGGCGCGCCGAGGCCCTTCGAGAGACAGAACAGCACCGAATCCACGCTTTCGAGCAGTCGCGGCGCGGGCGTATCGAGCGCGACGCTGGCGTTGAACACCCGCGCGCCGTCGACGTGCACGGGGACGTCGAGGTCGTGGGCGGCCTCGGCCGCGGCGTCGATCGCCTCGGCCGGGATCGCGACCCCGCCCTTGCTGTTGTGGGTGTTTTCGAGCGCGAGGAGCCCGGTGCCGGCCCGGTGGCCGTCGGTCGCGACGTGGCCCGCGTCGATGTCTTCAGGAGTGATGGTCCCACGGGGACCGCCGTCGATCGTCCGCGCCTGAAGCGCCGAGTGCTGGGCGAGGCCGGCGAGCTCCCACTTGTAGATGTGGCTCTCGCGTTCGCAGAGCACCTCCTGGCCGCGGTCGGTGTGGGTGCGCGCGGCGACCTGGTTGCCCATCGTCCCGGTCGGTACGTAGAGCGCCGCCTCCATGCCGACGGCCTCGGCGGCACGGGCTTCGAGTTCGTTGACGGTGGGGTCCTCACCGTAGACGTCGTCGCCCACCTCGGCGGTACGGGCGGCCTCGCGCATCGCGTCGCTCGGGCGGGTGACGGTGTCGCTCCGGAGGTCGATCATGGGTCGGCTACTGCCGTGACCGTCAAATACCCCTCGGAGGCCGATCGTGCGCGCGTCGACTCGGTGCACCGTCGCCCGAAACGGACGCCTATCGGTTGGTGTGCCGGGGCGAGTGGGCCTCGCGGACCTCGGCCCCGTCACGGAGTTTGTCCTCGCACCGGGGACAGACCCGGACGGTCTCCATCCCGGTCGGGGCGAACACGCGAACGTACTGTTCGGTCACGAACGACTCACAGTTCAGGCAGTTAGGCATTGGGAGTATCAGTAGGTGATATCGCCGCCGAAGAATAGTTCATACCGGACTGTGCAAGGCGTATTTGTACTCGGCGGCGAACGCCCTCCGGCGCACCTCACTCGGCGGCCCGGTCCGCAGCGTCGCCGGCGTCCGCACACGCCATCTGCACCACCTTGCTCAGCGCCGGATGGGCGTGGAGCAGGGTGTTCGCGAGGTCGTCGACCGTCAGTCCGTATCGGACGGCGGGCACCACCTCGTGAACGAGGACCGACGCCTCGTGGCCGAAGACGTGACAGCCGACGACCGCCCGGCTCTCGGGGTCACAGAGCACCTTCACGAACCCACGGTCGAGCTTCAGCGCCCGGCTCATCGCGGTATCGGTGAACGCGGCACGACCCACGACGTACTCGTCCCCGTCCTCGCGGAGTTCGGCCTCCGTCCGCCCGACCGCCGCGACCTGTGGCTCGGTGAAGACGGCGTGTGGGAGCGCGGTGAAGTCCGCCTCGCGACCGGCATCGTGAACCACGTTGTCGACGACGATTTCGCCCTCGTAGTCCCCGGAGTGTTTGAACATCGCGTTGCCCGCGACGTCACCCATCGCCCAGACCCCCTCGAGGGAGGTTCGGAGCTGCTCGTCGGTCGCGACGAACCCCCCGTCGTCCGTCTCGATGCTCGTCGCGTCGAGCCCGACGCCGTCGGTGTTCGGCCGCCGGCCCAGCGCCACCAGCAGTTCGTCGCCCATCACCTCGACCGAATCGCCGTCCCCGGTTTCGGCGGTCACAATAACCTCACCGTCAGACTCCTCGACGGCCGTGGCGCTGTGGCCCGTGTAGACGTCGTGGCGTTCCTCGGCGACCTCGGTAACTGCCGCCGCAACGTCCGAATCCTCGCGATGGAGGAGGGTCTCGTTGCGGTCGACCAGCACGACGTCCGTCCCGAACGCATCGAAGTAGTAGCCGAGTTCGGCGGCGATGTAGCCGCCGCCGAGCACCACGAGTCGCTCGGGTGGACTTTCCAGCCGGAGCGCGTCGGCGCTGGTCAGGAAGTCGACCTCGCCGAGCCCGTCGATCGGATCGGGAACCACGGGCGTGCTCCCCGCCGCGACGACGACTTTCTCTGCCGTGTGCGTCTCGCCCGACTCGACGAGCTCGATCGTTTCGTCGTCGACGAACCGGGCTTCCTCCTGGAACAGCGTGAGGTTCGCCTGGTCGCGTTTGTTCTGCGCCTTCCGGTCCGCGACCGCGGCGAGCTCGTCGTTGACCTCGCGAACGAACTCGGAAAAGCGGACCTCGTCGACCGAAGCGTCGATACCGAACTCGCTCGCCTCACGGACCCGATTCGCGACGGTCGCGTGCTGGATCAGCATCTTCGAGGGGTTGCAGCCACGGTTCAGACAGAGTCCACCGATTGGACCCTTCTCGACGAGCGCCGTCTCCAGGCCCGCCTCGGCCGCCGCCGAGGCCACCCGATTGCCGGTGCCGCCGCCGAACACGATCAGGTCGAAGTCGACCATAGTAGGGGTTCGGTGTCGGGGGATAAATCCGTTCGCGCCGGACCCCTTATCCGTCGAGAGCGCCTATGGGACGGTGTGTCAGGCGACTTCAACTCGATCACGGGACTGCCCGACGAACTCGACATCGACGGCGACCTCGCGCGCGCCGACCAGCGGGTCTCGATCCGCGTCGACGAGCGCCGCTACGGCAAGGCGATGACCATCGTCGAGGGGTTCGACGACTCGACGACCGACGTCTCCGACCTCGCCTCCGAGCTCAAGAGCCAACTCGCGACCGGCGGCACCGTCTCGGACGGGCGGATCGAACTCCAGGGCGACCACCGGAATCGGCTGCCCGATCTCCTCGAAGAACGCGGGTTCGAACTCGCCGACTGAGCGCCGGTTCGAGGGCGGCTCGAACGCTCCGCTACGTTTGATCTATTGGAAGACGTGGTAGCTATGTGTACGGGTCGGGAACATTCGAGACGTGTTACCGCTGCAGATACCGGGAGTTCCGGGCGGGAGCGAGGGAGTCGCCGTGCTGTTCACTCTCATCATCCCGCTGGTCGTCGCGTGGTGGACTTATAGAGATGCCAAACGTCGTAACAACGAGAACCCCCTCAACTGGGGAATCAGTATGTTCTTGTTCGGATTCCTTGGATTCTTCCCGATAATCGTCGGTATCGGACTCTGGAGAAGTGTGAGGAAGGACGTCTAATGGAGATGCGGATCAGGAACCCGTGACCGGCCAGTTCCGTCGTCGAGAGACGGTCCCGTTCTCGGCAAGCCAAAGCTACAATTGGCGCGCGACCCCAATCGGGGCTATGGACAGAACGAATCCGGCCACCGGCGAGGCCCTCGAACCGGTCGAGGACGACACCGAGGAGGACATCGAGACCGCGCTCGCGACGGCCGACGAGACGTTCGAGGAGTGGCGCGAGGTTCCGATCAACGAGCGCCAGCAGCTCCTCGCCAACGCGGCCGAGGTGCTCCGGGAGAACAAAGGGGAGTACGCCGAACTCATGACCCGCGAGATGGGCAAACCCATCTCGGGGGCGGTCGCGGAGGTGGAGAAGTGCGCGTGGGTCTGTGAGCACTACGCCGAACGCGCCGACGAGTTCTTCCAGGACGAACTGATCGGCAGCGACGCCGAGACGAAGACCCTGGTCTCCTACGAACCCCTCGGCCCGGTGCTCGTGATCATGCCGTGGAACTACCCCTTCTGGCAGGTCTTCCGGTTCATCGCGCCGCACGTCACCGCCGGCAACGTCGGGATCCTGAAACACGCCTCGAACGTGCCCGGCTGTGCCCAGGCCATCGAAGACATCCTGCTCGAAGCGGGCTTTCCCGAGGGCGTCTTCCAGTCGCTGATGATCCACTCCGACCCGATCGAGGGAATGCTCGAAGACGACCGCATCGTGGCCGCGACGCTCACCGGGAGCGAGCCCGCGGGCCGCGCGGTCGCCGAGACCGCCGGGGCCGAACTCAAGAAGACGGTGCTCGAACTCGGCGGCAACGACCCGTTCATCGTGCTCGACGACGCGGACCTCGACGCCGCCGCCGAGGTCGGCGCACAGGGTCGCACCCTCAACTCCGGCCAGTCGTGCATCGCGAGCAAGCGCTTCATCGTCCACGAGGACGTCTACGACGAGTTCGTCTCGAAGTTCGTCGACGAGATGGATTCACTCACTATCGGCGACCCGACGGAGGAGGACACCGACGTCGGCCCGCAGGCCCGCGAGGACCTGATGGAGGAGCTTCACGACCAGGTCGAGCGCACGGTGGAGGACGGCGCGACGGTCGAAGTCGGCGGCGAACCGCTCGATAGAGATGGGTTCTTCTACCCGCCGACGGTGCTCACGGACGTGCCGACCGACGCCGCCTCGGCCTGCGAGGAGGTCTTCGGGCCGTCGGCGGCGGTCTTCGAGGTGAGCAGTGAAGCGGAGGCCATCGAACTCGCCAACGACTCCGACTACGGCCTGAGCTCTTCGGTCTGGACCGACGACCTCGACCGTGGCGAGCGCGTCGCCCGCCAGATCGAGGCCGGGATGAGTTACGTCAACCAGCTCTCGAAGTCCGACCCGCGACTCCCCTTCGGCGGGGTCAAGAACTCGGGCTACGGCCGCGAGCTCGGTCGCCACGGGGCCCACGAGTTCGTGAACCGGAAGACCGTCTGGGTGCAGGACGCCGACCCGAACTGAGTTCTCGGAGGGAGCGAGCGATGGAGGCGGTCGTTTCCGCGAACGGCTGGTCGACTCCGAGTAGTCCCTCGTTTTCCCCTTTCAGCGCTTCTCGTAGACGTAGAAATCGGAGTGGCGGGATTCGTACTCGTTCTCGACCGTCTCGACCAGTTCGAACGCCGGGAACTCCGTCTCGACGTAGTCGGTGAAGCGTCGGTGCCTGACGTGGAGTTCGGGGGTCGCCTCGTCGTGGTTGCTCGAGAAGACGATCACGTACCGAGTCGCCGACTCGAACATGTCGTGCATCGTCTTCTCGAAGGTCTCGTCGTCCACTAGGTGGAAGACGACCTCGAGGGAGAGAACCAACTCGGCCTCGAACCGCGTTCGCTGTTCGTCGTGATACGCATCCGGGTCGTAGTGAGCGAACGTTTTGGTCTCGTCGTCGGCGAACCGTTCTGCACACGCCTCGACGGCCGACTCGGATATCTCGAGTCCCCTGTACTCCGGGTAGTCCGCGAGCGCTACCTGGTCGCCGTCCCCGCAGCCGAATTCGAGAACGGACTCGATATCGTGCTCGTCGACGAACGCGTTCAGGAAGTCCGCTTTGAACTGTCTGTGCCCACCTCGTGACCCTGGCCCCGAGTCCCGACCATCTGCGTACCGCTGTTCCCAGTACTGCGTCGAGTCGAACAGCCGATAGTAGAGGGCTCGCGTCGGT is a window encoding:
- a CDS encoding alpha/beta hydrolase, with product MQADEIHPQAKAAVERQDRFSLPHSRRATPALRFVSRVTMRIRNRHNPHVGTVTDLTIPGPAGDLDARLYRPDGDGPHPTVVFFHGGGFVFGDIATHDWLCRHLVRESGCAVLSVDYRLAPEHPFPAAVEDAYAATEWAAANPEALDATGELAVAGDSAGGNLAAVVALLAADRDGPAIDHQALLYPGVGFDDEHPSMQDHAGIVLSEADMEWFNECYFVNDIHMRNPYADPINAADLSGVAPATVVTAGFDPLRDGGRAYAERLVRDGVSTRYENYADMVHGFMTMREVDRAREAIAAVADDLAGALVGDRAVE
- the yciH gene encoding translation initiation factor; amino-acid sequence: MSGDFNSITGLPDELDIDGDLARADQRVSIRVDERRYGKAMTIVEGFDDSTTDVSDLASELKSQLATGGTVSDGRIELQGDHRNRLPDLLEERGFELAD
- a CDS encoding dihydrolipoyl dehydrogenase family protein, which codes for MVDFDLIVFGGGTGNRVASAAAEAGLETALVEKGPIGGLCLNRGCNPSKMLIQHATVANRVREASEFGIDASVDEVRFSEFVREVNDELAAVADRKAQNKRDQANLTLFQEEARFVDDETIELVESGETHTAEKVVVAAGSTPVVPDPIDGLGEVDFLTSADALRLESPPERLVVLGGGYIAAELGYYFDAFGTDVVLVDRNETLLHREDSDVAAAVTEVAEERHDVYTGHSATAVEESDGEVIVTAETGDGDSVEVMGDELLVALGRRPNTDGVGLDATSIETDDGGFVATDEQLRTSLEGVWAMGDVAGNAMFKHSGDYEGEIVVDNVVHDAGREADFTALPHAVFTEPQVAAVGRTEAELREDGDEYVVGRAAFTDTAMSRALKLDRGFVKVLCDPESRAVVGCHVFGHEASVLVHEVVPAVRYGLTVDDLANTLLHAHPALSKVVQMACADAGDAADRAAE
- a CDS encoding DUF7859 family protein; translated protein: MPFGISPALFAVIIVLLLVIFAFFLLFRRTAMAFREGAERGRR
- a CDS encoding metallophosphoesterase; the encoded protein is MICVVSDTHGTDGHRLTGRTLDAVREADLTLHAGDFTTEAVLDAFEDEARDLRAVHGNNATRGVRDRLPAERVVEHEGVRIAMTHGDRHDETALSLFGREADADLVVFGHSHDPEFVEAGEIGLLNPGSHADPRWYRPGHAELDVDETGIEGRLREPDGEVFETFRLER
- a CDS encoding AAA family ATPase, which gives rise to MTDANIDTDTGHPRTARAEPTRQLSVEEVGDLARTVIGNVEDVIVGSHDAIEHIVTTMLARGHVLLEDVPGVGKTMLARAVARSFESSFSRVQFTPDLLPADVTGVNVFNQQSREFEFRPGPVFANVVLADEINRAPPKTQSALLEVMEETQVTVDGTTHRLEEPFTVIATQNSVERNRTYELPIAEVDRFTKRLRLGYPSPDAEAAMLGRVAGTHPIETLDPVASLDQLRGARATVAEITVEAPIRQYVTRLANYTREHAQLGVSPRGSLALLRASQARAALDGQGYVTPDDVQHEAEVTLAHRIRPVSSTDETGREIVRTALSTVRVE
- a CDS encoding bis(5'-nucleosyl)-tetraphosphatase; amino-acid sequence: MAVEATSAGAILFRDTRGRREYLLLKSRPGDWEFPKGGVEGDEELQQTAIREVTEESGIADFRLIDGFRREYDYVFQAGGDTIHKTVHLFVAESNEASAELSNEHHDHQWRDYEQAVNTITQDGPRDIFVEAHDFLNDAGY
- a CDS encoding threonine aldolase family protein produces the protein MIDLRSDTVTRPSDAMREAARTAEVGDDVYGEDPTVNELEARAAEAVGMEAALYVPTGTMGNQVAARTHTDRGQEVLCERESHIYKWELAGLAQHSALQARTIDGGPRGTITPEDIDAGHVATDGHRAGTGLLALENTHNSKGGVAIPAEAIDAAAEAAHDLDVPVHVDGARVFNASVALDTPAPRLLESVDSVLFCLSKGLGAPVGSMLAGSAAFVERARRHRKLLGGGMRQAGIIAAPGIEALSNVDRLETDHANAKTLAAGLDGIGGVTAAEPDTNIVVAGTESPAEAFVDAIAEEGVRASAFGDYRVRFCTHWDVDEDDIEEAVAGVRRAVA
- a CDS encoding DUF5797 family protein, with amino-acid sequence MALSDEATERLADVVALQPTKNGELEERWGMDGGSEVHQYLEAELKEYYYRDENSLIRATADAAELVGAEPDDGPRTVRVPELEVSVFDVVADQDDDPESVVSVLHKLRETHDIDPAPDDVRSALRGLARRGVVEVVQRTVPVFRLAVERDSVVVEPIDED
- a CDS encoding DUF58 domain-containing protein, which translates into the protein MRPTRRAVTVAGLCGLAVWLAVRFGARSLNAVVVPALVALVAGAVQLVLADRPTLRRSRPAPGFPDEIRPVELTIEGGDALSARVTETVGDGLETSFSSAKRGLPATVEYDVRLGSRGERRLGPATLKVTDVLGLWTTTYDYPKRTPLLVYPPLFEVAGAGGALGAPDPVDQRDEFDELREYVPGDSLRDIHWASSAKRDELVVMEFDTASDVTGLTVAAEAVAGYDDEMAAATASVVTALLDAGLAVGLALPGVEVERDGGESQRDRVLAALARAGPGRVERDADVRVVADAGGTRVTVENREIAFSDLAGPRIEPTADTGVVS
- a CDS encoding DUF5787 family protein — its product is MNVDSEFVFELGVCAWAERNWPPEGTLPSDTTAIVARQLGTKYRRWDTVVVEANTRKLAERARFGTKRLDGDLLGVVRNAPTEWTWYRDALPEPDYPWRYVREAVHRAAGRGAVDTRRRNNRIELRQKWAYPDWVERVVAIENKPDLTASAARALAGQIERDVALGLCDEVWVATARTDEVIEPVLLEDFPVEAGVLVVDTDEEGGTNAEVAWHPRTLAAHEPGTRIIERATGENAAEFEYASREWKTEKRLGIAERAYERGWRAYADTMRPDCRHFELREDGRTLLPWCAAKGHHQSATECAWSCGSFEPEPPTWRSRGWPIEGGPGKAIKRLLADQRERSRPDLD
- a CDS encoding DUF7563 family protein, coding for MPNCLNCESFVTEQYVRVFAPTGMETVRVCPRCEDKLRDGAEVREAHSPRHTNR